The Candidatus Manganitrophus noduliformans genome includes a window with the following:
- a CDS encoding MarR family winged helix-turn-helix transcriptional regulator has protein sequence MQHDESFPIEERLLFGLEQVVQAVGFLLERRSRDSAISPLQLRILLTLLKTGAKHTVGGTAEELSVTPATVSDAVASLVKKGLLAKKRGTEDGRVAHLALSARGKRLAVSQTVPDELIDLIRTLSKGEQESLLLVLIKLIRGFQERGMIPIARMCTNCRFFSPNAYPDSKKPHHCGFVEAPFGDRELRIECPDYAAPAGLNVLKD, from the coding sequence ATGCAGCACGACGAATCGTTTCCCATCGAAGAGCGGCTTCTCTTCGGCCTGGAGCAGGTGGTCCAGGCGGTTGGGTTTTTATTGGAGCGCCGCAGCCGGGATTCGGCGATCAGCCCGCTGCAGCTTCGGATCCTCCTGACCCTGCTGAAGACGGGGGCGAAGCACACCGTCGGTGGAACGGCCGAGGAGCTGTCGGTAACCCCCGCGACGGTCAGCGACGCGGTCGCCTCGCTTGTCAAAAAGGGACTGCTCGCCAAGAAACGGGGAACCGAAGACGGACGGGTGGCCCATCTCGCCCTCAGCGCGCGGGGAAAGCGGCTGGCCGTGTCGCAGACCGTTCCCGACGAGTTGATCGACTTGATTCGGACCCTCTCCAAAGGGGAGCAGGAGTCGCTCCTCCTCGTCCTGATCAAATTAATCCGGGGATTTCAGGAGCGGGGGATGATTCCGATCGCGCGGATGTGCACCAATTGCCGCTTCTTTTCCCCGAACGCCTATCCGGATTCGAAGAAGCCGCACCACTGCGGATTTGTGGAGGCCCCTTTCGGCGATCGCGAGCTGCGGATCGAATGCCCCGACTACGCGGCGCCGGCCGGTCTGAATGTGCTGAAAGATTAA
- a CDS encoding MBL fold metallo-hydrolase yields the protein MPNSDEIHLPSFETVRPDFAQGSVFFVGTATVLLRYAGFTILTDPNFLHAGEHVYLGYGLTSERLTQPALDIEALPPVDFCILSHYHGDHFDRIAEEKLSKALTIVTTKEAARALSGKGFTAPRALDTWKSVTLEKDGARVKITSMPGRHGPPVVARLLPEVMGSLLEFQPREGGTALRLYITGDTLVFDGLKEIPKKFPEIDLALFHLGGTRIMGMLLTMDAAQGVEAVRIIQPRRVIPIHYNDYTVFKSPLEDFKKAAADAGFEDRVIYLEHGHLYNFEVSENRIRRAA from the coding sequence ATGCCGAATAGCGATGAAATTCACCTTCCTTCTTTCGAAACGGTCCGCCCCGATTTTGCGCAGGGCTCCGTCTTTTTCGTCGGCACCGCGACGGTGTTGCTCCGTTATGCCGGCTTCACCATCCTGACCGACCCGAATTTTTTGCACGCCGGGGAGCATGTCTATCTCGGCTATGGATTGACCTCGGAGCGATTGACCCAACCCGCCCTCGATATTGAAGCGCTGCCGCCGGTCGACTTCTGCATTCTCTCTCACTATCACGGCGATCACTTCGACCGGATCGCCGAGGAGAAGCTGAGCAAAGCGCTGACGATTGTCACCACGAAAGAAGCCGCCCGCGCGCTCAGTGGTAAAGGCTTTACGGCGCCGAGGGCGCTCGACACCTGGAAGTCGGTGACGCTGGAGAAGGACGGCGCGCGGGTGAAGATTACCTCGATGCCGGGGCGGCACGGCCCGCCGGTCGTCGCAAGGCTTCTGCCCGAGGTGATGGGAAGCCTCCTCGAGTTTCAGCCGCGAGAGGGAGGAACCGCTCTGCGGCTCTATATCACCGGAGACACCCTTGTCTTTGACGGCTTGAAGGAAATCCCCAAGAAGTTCCCCGAGATCGATCTGGCCCTTTTCCATCTGGGGGGGACGCGGATCATGGGAATGCTTCTGACGATGGACGCTGCGCAGGGGGTCGAAGCGGTCCGGATCATTCAGCCGCGCCGGGTGATTCCGATCCACTACAACGATTACACCGTTTTCAAGTCGCCGCTGGAGGATTTTAAAAAGGCCGCGGCCGATGCCGGATTTGAGGACCGGGTGATTTATTTGGAACACGGCCATCTTTACAATTTTGAAGTGTCCGAGAACCGGATTCGACGGGCCGCTTAG
- a CDS encoding PaeR7I family type II restriction endonuclease, translating into MSIDLADYQIQAKEAVKAFWGNREAARRKQIESGKADQGERAGVTAGKNMDGFLALMKEIVRRNGLVDAEICLQRQLLTLPGYFRPTKLWDMLVMNHGRLVAAMELKSQVGPSFGNNFNNRTEEAIGTAVDLRTAYREGAFGESPRPFIGWLMLVEDCAASRTPVRDKSPHFSVFPEFSNASYADRYNILCRKLVQEQLYTTASVLLSPRSAVNSGEYTELSELTSLKTFVATLAGHAAAEAARSNG; encoded by the coding sequence GTGAGCATTGACTTAGCCGATTACCAGATCCAGGCGAAAGAAGCTGTCAAAGCATTCTGGGGCAACCGAGAGGCCGCGCGCCGGAAGCAAATCGAGAGCGGTAAAGCAGATCAGGGTGAACGGGCCGGCGTGACCGCCGGGAAGAACATGGACGGCTTCTTGGCTTTAATGAAGGAGATTGTGCGGCGCAATGGCCTGGTGGATGCGGAAATCTGCTTGCAGCGGCAACTTCTCACTCTTCCCGGTTATTTCCGCCCGACCAAGCTGTGGGACATGCTCGTGATGAACCACGGGCGGCTTGTGGCGGCGATGGAGTTGAAGAGCCAAGTGGGACCGTCGTTCGGAAACAATTTCAACAACCGGACAGAAGAAGCAATCGGAACCGCCGTCGACCTCCGGACCGCCTATCGTGAAGGGGCCTTTGGAGAGAGCCCGCGTCCGTTCATCGGCTGGCTCATGCTGGTTGAGGATTGCGCTGCTTCCCGGACCCCAGTCCGGGACAAGTCGCCGCACTTTTCGGTATTTCCGGAGTTCAGCAATGCGTCGTATGCTGATCGGTACAATATCCTTTGTCGGAAGCTTGTACAGGAACAGCTCTATACGACGGCCTCCGTGCTTTTGTCACCCCGTTCCGCGGTCAATAGCGGAGAGTACACCGAACTTTCCGAGTTGACCAGCTTAAAAACTTTCGTCGCCACACTTGCCGGGCATGCGGCTGCAGAAGCGGCAAGATCTAACGGCTAA
- a CDS encoding 3-deoxy-7-phosphoheptulonate synthase, which produces MLLILHPHIDENSAAFQQTWAYLAALPNIRVQKHIVQGKAQRLTEIYLIGDTAKIDRELIEALPAVERVVRISEEYRILGRHKDERRAIGFEYNGIQFDQDRLHIFAGLCAVDTKENVEAMLKALSAQGQRCTRMGAYKPRTNPYSFQGHGKGCLPYTFELAGKYGIKVIAMEVTHEDHVEQIDTCLEQTGRPTGVMLQIGTRNTQNFELLKAIGRQAKYPVLIKRGYGIPLTESLNAAEYLASEGNANVIFCLRGMHSSFAAPHRNLVDFAQIPVVKRLTRMPVGIDPSHSIGGRDRSPDGLLDLFHATAQGVIAGANLILVDFHPEPLKALVDGPQALRLEELPHFLEDVQIAREAYEKRRRLAKTAMTI; this is translated from the coding sequence ATGCTTCTCATTTTACACCCCCATATCGACGAGAACAGCGCCGCTTTCCAACAGACCTGGGCCTACCTGGCCGCTCTTCCGAACATTCGCGTCCAGAAACATATCGTTCAAGGAAAGGCGCAGCGGCTCACGGAGATCTATCTGATCGGAGACACCGCCAAAATCGACCGGGAGCTGATCGAAGCCCTCCCGGCGGTGGAGCGGGTCGTCCGGATCTCGGAGGAGTACCGCATCCTGGGAAGGCATAAAGACGAGCGCCGCGCCATCGGGTTCGAATACAACGGCATCCAGTTCGACCAGGACCGTCTCCACATCTTCGCCGGGCTTTGCGCCGTCGACACGAAGGAGAACGTCGAGGCGATGTTGAAGGCGCTCTCCGCGCAGGGCCAGCGCTGCACGCGGATGGGGGCCTACAAGCCGCGGACCAATCCCTACTCCTTCCAGGGGCACGGCAAGGGGTGTCTGCCGTATACCTTCGAGCTGGCGGGGAAATACGGGATTAAGGTGATTGCGATGGAGGTGACGCATGAAGACCATGTCGAGCAGATCGACACCTGTTTGGAGCAGACCGGCCGGCCGACGGGGGTGATGCTGCAGATCGGCACCCGCAACACGCAGAACTTCGAGCTCCTCAAGGCGATCGGCCGGCAGGCGAAATACCCGGTGCTGATCAAGCGGGGCTACGGCATTCCGCTGACCGAGTCGCTGAACGCCGCCGAGTATCTGGCGAGCGAAGGGAACGCGAATGTGATCTTTTGCCTTCGCGGAATGCACAGCTCGTTCGCCGCGCCGCATCGAAACCTGGTCGACTTCGCCCAGATCCCGGTGGTGAAGCGCCTCACCCGGATGCCGGTCGGAATCGACCCCTCCCACTCGATCGGCGGCCGCGACCGCTCCCCCGACGGACTGCTCGATCTCTTCCACGCAACGGCGCAAGGGGTGATCGCGGGAGCCAACCTGATTCTGGTCGATTTCCATCCGGAGCCGCTCAAGGCGCTGGTCGACGGCCCGCAGGCGCTCCGTTTGGAGGAGCTGCCGCATTTCCTGGAAGATGTGCAGATCGCGCGCGAGGCGTACGAGAAGCGCCGCCGCCTTGCAAAAACCGCAATGACAATTTAG
- a CDS encoding Eco57I restriction-modification methylase domain-containing protein has protein sequence MNIRPNKAKQLSLPILDFSEAVNRLAQSSVEERGAVFTKRVVVEFILDLSGYTIDRPLHRFRLLEPSFGDGSFLLVVVERLLIAYTNQASDRARIVEDLSDAIRAVEVHRASMENTRAKLRDLFQAHGISETDAQKLLTTWFIEGDFLLVDLPHSFTHAVGNPPYVRQELIPDALLAEYRSRYDTIYDRADLYVPFIERCLTGLEPGGSLGFICADRWMKNKYGGPLRAMVADDYHLAYYIDMVDTPAFDSEVSAYPAITIIKREKPGPTRIAHPPQINSAALSKLAQAMQADTLPKGSGVLETMVVAQDQAPWILQSLDQLAVIRRLEAEFPTLEEAGCKVGIGVATGADAVFIGPFESLDVEPSRKLPLVMTKDIEDGTVQWRGLGVINPFEEEGRLVHLADYPKLARHFKLHAEAIRNRNCAKKNPKSWYRTIDRIYPDLTHRPKLLIPDIKGKAHIVYEDGRLYPHHNLYFITTEEWDLKALQAVLRSGIAKLFVSLYSTQMRGGYLRFQAQYLRRIRLPRWNEIPEAIRKALVDAANTRDVEACNRAAMNVYRLTPREQAAMEGAVNKDRS, from the coding sequence ATGAACATCCGCCCCAACAAAGCAAAACAACTCTCCTTGCCGATCCTCGATTTTTCAGAGGCCGTCAACCGGCTTGCGCAAAGCAGCGTCGAAGAGCGCGGCGCGGTCTTCACGAAGCGCGTTGTCGTTGAGTTTATCCTCGATCTGTCCGGGTACACGATCGATCGACCCTTACACCGGTTCCGGCTCCTCGAACCTTCGTTTGGGGATGGAAGCTTTCTTCTGGTCGTTGTGGAGCGGCTGTTGATCGCCTATACAAATCAGGCTTCGGACCGCGCCAGAATTGTGGAAGATCTCTCGGACGCGATCCGGGCCGTCGAGGTCCACCGCGCCAGCATGGAAAACACTCGCGCCAAACTCCGCGATCTGTTTCAGGCGCATGGAATTTCCGAAACGGACGCGCAGAAACTCCTTACAACGTGGTTCATCGAAGGCGACTTCCTCCTGGTTGATCTTCCCCACTCCTTCACGCATGCCGTCGGAAACCCTCCCTATGTGCGCCAGGAGTTGATCCCCGATGCACTGCTGGCGGAGTACCGGAGCCGCTACGATACGATCTACGACCGGGCCGATTTGTACGTCCCTTTTATTGAGCGGTGTTTGACCGGCCTCGAACCGGGAGGATCGCTCGGCTTCATCTGCGCGGACCGGTGGATGAAAAATAAATATGGCGGGCCGCTTCGAGCGATGGTGGCCGACGATTATCATTTAGCCTACTACATCGACATGGTCGATACCCCCGCCTTCGATTCCGAGGTAAGCGCGTATCCGGCTATCACGATCATCAAGCGGGAGAAACCGGGACCGACCCGGATTGCTCACCCTCCCCAAATTAACTCGGCAGCCCTTTCAAAGCTCGCCCAAGCGATGCAGGCCGATACCCTCCCCAAGGGAAGCGGCGTGTTGGAGACGATGGTAGTCGCTCAAGATCAAGCCCCTTGGATCCTCCAGTCGCTTGACCAACTGGCGGTGATCCGCCGCCTGGAAGCGGAATTCCCCACCCTTGAGGAGGCCGGGTGCAAGGTCGGAATCGGCGTCGCGACGGGGGCCGATGCGGTCTTCATCGGGCCGTTCGAAAGCCTCGACGTGGAGCCGAGCCGGAAGTTGCCTCTGGTCATGACGAAGGATATCGAGGATGGAACCGTGCAATGGCGGGGTCTCGGCGTCATCAACCCGTTCGAAGAAGAGGGCCGCCTGGTTCATCTTGCAGACTATCCCAAGCTTGCACGGCACTTCAAACTGCACGCCGAAGCGATCCGAAACCGCAACTGTGCAAAGAAAAACCCCAAGAGCTGGTATCGGACCATCGACCGCATCTATCCAGACCTGACGCACCGCCCCAAGCTCCTGATTCCGGATATCAAAGGCAAAGCCCACATCGTATATGAAGACGGCCGCCTCTACCCACATCATAACCTCTACTTCATTACAACAGAGGAATGGGACTTGAAGGCCCTTCAGGCAGTGCTCCGCTCCGGTATTGCCAAACTGTTCGTGTCGCTTTACTCGACCCAGATGCGCGGAGGCTATTTAAGATTCCAGGCCCAGTACTTGCGCCGGATCAGACTCCCCCGATGGAACGAGATCCCGGAAGCAATCCGCAAAGCGCTTGTGGACGCGGCCAATACAAGGGATGTTGAGGCATGCAATCGCGCTGCGATGAACGTGTACCGGCTCACCCCCCGAGAGCAAGCCGCCATGGAAGGTGCGGTCAATAAGGATCGCTCGTGA
- the dtd gene encoding D-aminoacyl-tRNA deacylase, whose amino-acid sequence MRILIQRVIEAQVAVDQEVIGRIGPGLVVLLGVAKEDTAAQAVRLAERLLAYRIFEDEEGRMNRSIQEIKGAFLVVSQFTLVADVAKGTRPGFSTAAPPDLAEALYRTFVDRLAASGLTVETGRFGAHMVVSLHNDGPVTFLLEG is encoded by the coding sequence ATGCGAATTCTCATCCAACGGGTCATCGAAGCCCAGGTCGCTGTCGATCAAGAGGTGATCGGCCGGATCGGTCCCGGCCTGGTCGTCCTCCTCGGCGTCGCGAAGGAAGACACCGCCGCGCAAGCCGTTCGTCTCGCGGAGCGGCTGCTCGCCTACCGGATCTTTGAGGATGAGGAAGGCCGGATGAACCGCTCCATCCAAGAGATCAAAGGCGCTTTCCTCGTCGTCTCGCAATTCACCCTGGTCGCCGACGTCGCCAAAGGAACCCGCCCCGGCTTCTCCACCGCCGCGCCCCCCGATCTCGCCGAAGCCCTCTACCGCACCTTTGTCGACCGCCTCGCCGCCTCCGGCCTCACCGTAGAGACCGGCCGGTTCGGCGCGCACATGGTCGTCTCGCTTCATAATGACGGGCCGGTGACGTTTTTGCTGGAGGGGTGA
- a CDS encoding multicopper oxidase domain-containing protein gives MTRLKKAAAIGAAGVLIGWMILPGGTSAATVKVHLTAEEKTLPISAEETYEAWTYNGKVPGPVVRVKQGDQVEFTLENKGARPHSIDFHAARINPGVAYRSIGVGETNSFTWKAEYPGLFAYHCGTSPMIQHVANGMFGVVIVDPQKPMRPAREYVLVQSEFYPDVPAMMEKRRKHVVFNGRANQYIEKPLTAKPGELVRLYIVNIGPNNFSAIHVIGGIFDAVYESGNPANAVRGVQTWTIPPAGGAIFELTFPEEGSYPIVTHSLSDALSGAIGVINVSKDADGKTELVP, from the coding sequence ATGACACGTTTGAAAAAAGCCGCCGCCATCGGCGCCGCGGGCGTTTTGATCGGCTGGATGATCCTGCCGGGCGGGACGTCGGCCGCCACCGTGAAAGTTCACCTCACGGCCGAGGAGAAGACCCTTCCGATTTCCGCCGAGGAAACCTATGAAGCCTGGACCTACAACGGAAAAGTCCCCGGCCCCGTGGTTCGCGTGAAGCAGGGGGACCAGGTCGAGTTTACGCTGGAGAACAAAGGGGCCCGGCCCCATTCGATCGACTTCCACGCGGCCCGGATCAATCCCGGCGTCGCCTACCGGAGCATCGGGGTCGGAGAGACGAATTCGTTTACCTGGAAGGCTGAATATCCCGGTCTCTTCGCCTACCACTGCGGGACCTCGCCGATGATCCAGCATGTCGCGAACGGCATGTTCGGGGTGGTCATCGTCGATCCGCAAAAGCCGATGCGGCCGGCGAGAGAATATGTCCTCGTTCAGAGCGAGTTCTACCCCGACGTCCCCGCCATGATGGAAAAACGGCGAAAGCATGTCGTCTTCAACGGCCGGGCCAATCAATATATCGAAAAGCCGTTGACCGCCAAGCCGGGCGAGCTGGTTCGGCTTTACATCGTGAACATCGGGCCGAACAATTTCTCGGCGATCCATGTGATCGGGGGAATTTTCGACGCGGTTTATGAAAGCGGAAATCCGGCGAACGCGGTCCGCGGGGTCCAGACCTGGACCATTCCGCCGGCCGGCGGCGCCATCTTCGAATTGACCTTCCCGGAAGAGGGGAGCTACCCGATCGTCACCCACTCCCTTTCCGACGCGCTGAGCGGCGCCATCGGCGTGATCAACGTCTCCAAGGATGCCGACGGCAAGACGGAGCTGGTGCCGTAA
- a CDS encoding cold-shock protein, which produces MARGRVKWFSREKGYGFISQEDGEDVFVHHSGLSGEGYQNLDEGEEVEFDITQGVKGLQATNVRRISKAA; this is translated from the coding sequence ATGGCAAGGGGACGTGTAAAATGGTTTAGCCGTGAGAAGGGATATGGCTTCATTTCTCAAGAGGACGGGGAGGATGTTTTCGTCCATCACAGCGGTCTTAGCGGGGAGGGGTACCAAAATCTCGATGAAGGGGAAGAAGTCGAGTTCGACATTACTCAGGGGGTGAAGGGCCTGCAAGCGACAAACGTCCGGCGGATCTCAAAAGCCGCCTGA
- a CDS encoding peptidoglycan-binding domain-containing protein, protein MRLKAVGMSVIAGMLLVSSLHADEGVGQGGSGQQGMEQQQSGQPGGDQGAGGAQGGIQSPDQQQQGSDLSGTSQQGGAMQGGMQDQASVKQVQEKLSQQGYEVGPVDGIFGPKTQQALRKFQEDKGVQPTGQIDQQTMAALGIQEEGGAQPGDMGAGQPPDAGVPESQPGDMGAGQPQPDTGIEGSDQPGSDLGGGASPDAGTQSPDAGAQGSEEQGSDAGALQQ, encoded by the coding sequence ATGAGATTGAAAGCAGTCGGAATGAGCGTTATCGCAGGGATGTTGTTGGTTTCCTCTCTTCACGCGGACGAAGGGGTCGGCCAGGGTGGAAGCGGCCAGCAGGGGATGGAGCAGCAGCAGAGCGGCCAGCCGGGGGGTGACCAAGGAGCCGGCGGAGCCCAAGGGGGAATCCAAAGCCCGGACCAACAGCAGCAGGGTTCCGACCTCAGCGGGACCAGCCAGCAGGGCGGCGCGATGCAGGGAGGGATGCAAGACCAGGCCTCGGTGAAGCAGGTCCAGGAAAAATTGAGCCAGCAAGGGTATGAAGTGGGCCCGGTCGACGGCATCTTCGGACCGAAGACGCAGCAGGCACTGCGTAAATTCCAGGAAGACAAAGGGGTTCAACCGACCGGTCAAATCGACCAGCAGACAATGGCCGCTCTGGGTATCCAAGAGGAAGGGGGCGCTCAGCCGGGCGATATGGGCGCCGGTCAGCCGCCGGATGCCGGGGTCCCGGAAAGCCAGCCGGGCGACATGGGCGCAGGACAACCTCAGCCTGATACCGGTATAGAGGGAAGCGATCAGCCGGGATCGGATCTGGGCGGCGGCGCTTCTCCCGATGCCGGAACGCAATCGCCGGATGCCGGGGCGCAGGGGTCCGAAGAGCAAGGCTCCGACGCGGGCGCCCTTCAGCAGTAG
- a CDS encoding tetratricopeptide repeat protein → MLGEIVISYCATNIGDAILKAVRDRYNPIVTSAAKTTAEQLKQKYGNGFEDIWGSQNFIEMLPSLGSTELDTAIESTYQGKWDIEEARVAQAISNKLSENMPQLKTYALEFVQCFLSNLTHLLKEKDHNALTKRLFVRQEEIGIMVQETHKSTRKILEMFPIFQASLQKIDSFISDIDLKDKLTLSERKRCEEVLKRCDLLISRYQFNEAREAAFEIKEVVHRIAELKVLGRFYNTLAQIESYGGNKSSPEALDYLNRAAEYLPDNAVIKTNIGVHYYAAGEINRAREILSSFSPDKKGASNYYNLEGLICVSEKNLTGAETSFRRAIENDETHWEARFNLGRTLAELEKLLEAETVFSNLHEAHPQFLPAYTGLCNVFFELSTREVYGSEQEKRYLETARKWISDCLQVLKVLKIDERYIINDIGNILGNLGAVEAALGNISEAQRHLLRSISLVPSRQDPHYNLALIYHKLEQFDKATSELEEAVKLGRNDEMTETNLAAMYLAMFNQSRNIEYLQKALNLSKELVDKNGCSLALNNLCMVYFMMKEEYKVKEVCENVLAKNPTCLQALSELALYYDRTDNAAEAITIRARILEFDPDDFDTNYALGSKHYEAQEWDKAIPLLIKCIKPSPLSSNLLPNIYIMLARCHKAMEDDIKPFDVLQAGLKRYPENIELKKEVSRLAEVSPERSPRLFVPKKPS, encoded by the coding sequence ATGCTCGGTGAAATAGTCATATCATATTGTGCCACCAATATTGGCGATGCAATATTAAAGGCTGTTCGCGATCGATATAACCCAATTGTAACAAGTGCAGCTAAGACAACTGCTGAACAGTTGAAACAAAAATACGGCAATGGTTTTGAAGATATTTGGGGAAGTCAGAACTTTATAGAGATGCTTCCTTCTCTGGGTTCTACCGAGTTAGATACTGCAATTGAGTCCACATACCAAGGCAAATGGGATATTGAGGAAGCGAGGGTGGCGCAGGCGATTAGTAATAAGTTAAGTGAAAATATGCCTCAGCTAAAGACTTATGCACTTGAGTTTGTACAGTGTTTCCTTTCTAACCTTACCCATTTATTAAAAGAGAAAGACCATAATGCTCTAACGAAAAGACTTTTTGTTCGGCAGGAAGAAATTGGAATTATGGTGCAGGAGACACATAAGTCCACAAGAAAAATTCTTGAAATGTTCCCAATATTTCAAGCGTCATTACAAAAAATTGATTCATTTATTAGCGATATAGATTTAAAAGATAAATTAACTTTAAGTGAACGAAAGAGATGTGAAGAGGTTCTTAAGAGATGCGATTTACTGATTTCTAGATATCAATTTAATGAGGCGAGAGAGGCGGCATTTGAGATAAAAGAAGTTGTCCATAGAATAGCTGAATTAAAGGTCCTCGGACGATTTTATAATACTCTAGCTCAAATTGAATCATATGGAGGAAATAAATCTTCTCCTGAGGCATTAGATTATCTAAATAGGGCTGCAGAATATTTGCCAGATAACGCAGTTATAAAAACTAATATTGGCGTACATTATTACGCCGCGGGTGAAATTAATAGGGCTCGTGAAATACTATCTTCATTTTCTCCAGATAAAAAAGGTGCGTCAAATTATTATAACCTTGAGGGGCTAATATGTGTTTCTGAGAAGAACTTAACAGGTGCAGAAACAAGCTTCAGACGTGCGATCGAGAATGATGAGACACATTGGGAAGCTCGATTCAATTTAGGCCGCACACTTGCGGAACTTGAGAAGCTACTTGAAGCTGAAACTGTCTTCTCTAATTTACACGAGGCTCACCCGCAATTCCTCCCTGCATATACGGGGTTGTGCAACGTTTTTTTCGAACTGTCTACACGTGAGGTTTACGGGTCTGAACAAGAAAAAAGATATCTGGAAACTGCAAGAAAGTGGATTAGCGATTGTTTGCAGGTTTTGAAGGTACTTAAAATCGATGAACGATACATCATAAATGACATTGGGAATATTTTAGGCAACTTAGGCGCTGTCGAGGCTGCTTTAGGGAACATCTCCGAAGCCCAACGACATCTCTTAAGGAGCATTTCGCTTGTTCCAAGTAGACAGGATCCTCATTATAATCTAGCACTCATTTATCATAAATTAGAGCAATTTGATAAAGCTACCTCCGAGCTTGAAGAAGCAGTAAAGCTGGGGCGCAATGACGAGATGACTGAAACTAACCTAGCCGCAATGTACTTAGCCATGTTTAACCAGAGTAGAAATATAGAGTATCTTCAAAAAGCATTAAATTTATCTAAAGAATTAGTTGATAAAAATGGATGTTCATTAGCACTAAATAATTTATGTATGGTCTATTTTATGATGAAGGAGGAATATAAGGTTAAAGAAGTTTGCGAAAATGTCTTGGCCAAGAACCCAACCTGTCTACAAGCACTTTCAGAACTGGCGCTCTATTATGACCGAACTGATAATGCCGCTGAAGCAATAACGATTCGTGCCAGAATATTAGAGTTTGATCCTGATGATTTCGACACCAACTATGCTTTAGGATCAAAACACTATGAAGCCCAGGAATGGGATAAAGCTATACCGTTATTAATCAAGTGTATTAAGCCTTCTCCGCTGAGTTCTAATTTATTGCCGAATATATATATTATGTTGGCTCGCTGTCATAAAGCCATGGAAGATGATATTAAGCCATTCGACGTCTTACAAGCGGGGCTAAAACGCTATCCTGAAAATATAGAACTTAAGAAAGAGGTTAGCAGATTGGCTGAAGTGAGCCCGGAAAGGTCACCGCGTCTTTTTGTGCCGAAAAAGCCGAGTTAG